One genomic region from SAR92 clade bacterium H455 encodes:
- a CDS encoding aminotransferase class I/II-fold pyridoxal phosphate-dependent enzyme yields the protein MKLETQAIHAGFNDDPTTRAVAVPIYQTTSYSFRDTEHGANLFNLAEPGNIYSRIMNPTNDVLEQRIAAMEGGVAALCMASGMAAITASIQTLCRSGDNMVSVSQLYGGSYNLFAHTLPQQGIEVRMASGDDITALEALIDENTRAVFCESIGNPAGNVVDITALSDMAHRHGVPVIVDNTVATPYFCRPFEHGADIVVHSLTKYISGHGTTIGGIIVDSGTFAYKDNPRFAQFNTPDPSYHGVTYADDFDAPFIGRARVVPLRSMGGALSPFNAFLILQGLETLALRMDRHVENANAVANYLKDHDAVSWVNYAGLAEDQYYELAQRMCSGKPSSIVSFGIKGGETAGAKFIDALGMIKRLVNIGDAKSLACHPASTTHRQLNEEELAHAGVSSDLVRLSVGIEHIDDILADIEQAINAAK from the coding sequence ATGAAACTAGAGACACAGGCTATTCACGCTGGATTTAACGACGATCCCACCACTCGTGCAGTAGCGGTTCCGATTTATCAAACTACCTCTTATAGCTTTCGCGACACCGAGCACGGTGCCAATCTGTTTAATCTCGCTGAGCCCGGCAATATCTATTCGCGTATTATGAACCCGACCAACGATGTGTTGGAACAGCGCATCGCGGCAATGGAAGGCGGTGTCGCAGCACTCTGTATGGCCTCGGGCATGGCCGCCATCACAGCCTCTATCCAAACCCTGTGCCGCAGCGGCGACAATATGGTCAGTGTCAGCCAGCTCTATGGCGGCTCCTACAACCTGTTTGCCCACACATTGCCACAGCAGGGTATCGAAGTGCGCATGGCCTCTGGCGATGATATTACCGCCCTGGAAGCGCTAATCGATGAAAACACCAGAGCTGTATTCTGTGAGTCCATCGGCAACCCGGCAGGCAATGTGGTGGATATAACCGCGCTCTCGGATATGGCCCATCGCCATGGGGTACCTGTGATTGTCGACAACACCGTTGCCACGCCCTACTTCTGTCGTCCCTTTGAGCATGGTGCAGATATTGTGGTGCACTCACTGACCAAATATATCAGCGGCCACGGCACTACTATCGGCGGTATTATTGTCGACAGCGGCACCTTTGCCTACAAAGACAACCCCCGCTTTGCCCAGTTTAATACCCCAGACCCCTCCTACCACGGCGTCACCTATGCCGACGACTTTGACGCACCCTTTATTGGCCGCGCCAGAGTGGTTCCCCTGCGCAGCATGGGCGGAGCACTGTCACCGTTTAATGCATTTTTGATTCTCCAGGGATTGGAAACACTGGCCCTGCGTATGGACCGACATGTAGAAAATGCCAACGCCGTAGCCAATTATCTGAAAGACCATGATGCGGTCTCTTGGGTGAACTACGCCGGTCTTGCAGAGGATCAATATTATGAGCTAGCCCAGCGTATGTGCTCAGGCAAGCCCTCTTCCATTGTCAGCTTTGGCATCAAAGGTGGGGAAACTGCTGGCGCCAAATTTATCGATGCCCTGGGCATGATCAAGCGCTTAGTTAATATTGGCGACGCCAAGTCGCTGGCCTGTCATCCCGCCAGCACCACCCATCGACAGTTAAATGAAGAAGAATTGGCCCACGCTGGTGTGAGTTCGGATTTGGTTAGGCTGTCAGTGGGTATTGAGCATATTGATGATATCTTGGCGGATATTGAGCAGGCGATTAACGCTGCCAAGTAA
- a CDS encoding heme NO-binding domain-containing protein: MIFTSFLYLVEERYGLEMVEEVIEEAAPASGGIYTTMGVYDHMELIDMIVVLSKKTDVAVAKVTKTFGMYLFAELISAYPQWIQGMNSSFDMLQKVDSFIHVEVRKLYPDASPPDFKCTRYTDTTMELIYESPRCLGDVAEGLIQGCAAYYGEKLHVQRESLGDMSGSRERFFLTQASD, translated from the coding sequence ATGATTTTTACGTCATTTCTCTATTTGGTAGAGGAGCGCTACGGACTCGAGATGGTCGAAGAGGTCATCGAAGAAGCTGCCCCTGCCAGTGGCGGAATTTATACCACCATGGGTGTCTACGATCATATGGAACTGATCGATATGATCGTGGTGCTGAGTAAAAAGACTGACGTTGCAGTGGCCAAGGTCACTAAAACCTTTGGCATGTATCTATTTGCGGAGTTGATTTCTGCCTACCCCCAATGGATTCAGGGGATGAATTCGTCTTTTGATATGTTGCAGAAGGTCGATAGCTTTATTCATGTTGAAGTACGAAAGCTCTATCCAGATGCCTCGCCGCCGGACTTTAAGTGCACTAGATACACTGACACCACCATGGAATTGATCTATGAGTCACCACGTTGTTTGGGTGATGTGGCTGAGGGTTTGATTCAGGGCTGTGCGGCTTATTACGGTGAAAAATTGCATGTGCAGCGGGAGAGTCTGGGTGATATGTCTGGGTCTCGTGAGCGTTTTTTTCTGACGCAGGCGAGTGACTGA
- the narJ gene encoding nitrate reductase molybdenum cofactor assembly chaperone, translating into MQILKLIGCLLDYPDQTVVEHRADIDALVKAADIDPKLRHRLLQFIEQHASQDLMQWQSEYDGLFERGRSLALWLFEHVHGESRDRGQAMVDLVDQYRQAGLEISQHELPDYLPLFLEFLSTQGRDNAVSWLLDMEHILALLQCRLEKRGSDYALLFQLLLSIADSKVDLDEIRQRIADEKRDDSKQAIDKDWEEEEVTFGADSLDKSCGDAQRKPSEGQRKDLDVPLHWVDFETSGRIQP; encoded by the coding sequence ATGCAGATACTGAAACTGATTGGCTGTCTGCTGGATTATCCGGATCAGACAGTTGTCGAGCACAGAGCAGATATAGACGCGCTGGTTAAGGCGGCTGATATTGACCCAAAACTACGGCACCGCTTACTGCAGTTTATTGAGCAACATGCCAGCCAAGACCTGATGCAGTGGCAGAGTGAATACGACGGACTTTTCGAGCGCGGTCGCTCTCTGGCCCTGTGGCTGTTTGAACATGTTCACGGCGAGTCCCGAGACCGCGGTCAGGCGATGGTCGATCTAGTGGACCAGTATCGTCAGGCCGGTTTGGAAATCAGTCAGCATGAACTGCCGGATTATCTGCCGCTGTTTTTAGAGTTTCTCTCCACTCAGGGTCGCGACAATGCGGTTAGCTGGCTGTTGGATATGGAACATATTCTGGCGTTGCTGCAATGCCGCTTGGAAAAGCGCGGCAGTGATTATGCTCTGTTATTTCAGCTGCTGCTGAGTATTGCCGACAGCAAAGTGGATCTGGATGAAATCCGCCAGCGCATCGCCGATGAAAAGCGCGATGACAGTAAGCAGGCAATCGACAAAGATTGGGAGGAAGAAGAGGTCACCTTCGGCGCTGATTCCCTGGATAAAAGCTGTGGCGATGCCCAGCGCAAACCCAGCGAAGGGCAGCGCAAAGATCTCGATGTTCCCTTGCACTGGGTGGATTTTGAAACCTCAGGAAGGATACAGCCATGA
- the narI gene encoding respiratory nitrate reductase subunit gamma translates to MLSSDINVLNQFLFGLVPYIAMTVMVVGSIIRYDREQYSWKTGSSQMLESKQLRRGSIPFHIGILAIFAGHFVGLLTPNVVWHALGVSAATKQLIAMGAGGVFGLICFYGMVILIKRRLTNARVRATGTRMDLAILLVLFAQLILGLGSIFVSVGHLDGQEMLKLMSWAQNIVTFDPTTAAASIASVHWIYKLHILLGMVIFVLFPFSRLVHMLSVPMKYIGRNYQVVRRR, encoded by the coding sequence ATGCTGAGCAGTGATATCAACGTATTAAATCAGTTTCTGTTTGGCCTAGTGCCCTACATCGCCATGACCGTGATGGTGGTCGGCTCGATCATTCGCTACGACCGGGAACAGTACAGCTGGAAAACCGGCTCCAGCCAAATGCTTGAAAGCAAGCAGCTGCGCAGGGGCAGCATTCCGTTTCATATAGGGATATTGGCGATTTTCGCCGGCCATTTTGTCGGCCTGTTGACCCCCAATGTGGTTTGGCATGCCCTGGGTGTTTCAGCAGCCACCAAACAGTTGATCGCCATGGGCGCCGGTGGAGTGTTTGGCCTGATCTGTTTCTACGGCATGGTTATCCTGATCAAACGACGGCTGACCAATGCACGAGTTAGAGCCACAGGCACGAGAATGGATCTCGCCATTTTGCTGGTGTTATTTGCCCAGTTGATTCTGGGGCTGGGTTCGATTTTTGTCTCTGTGGGTCATCTGGATGGTCAAGAAATGCTCAAGCTGATGAGCTGGGCGCAGAATATAGTCACCTTCGATCCGACCACGGCGGCGGCCAGTATTGCCTCAGTGCACTGGATTTATAAACTGCACATCCTGCTCGGCATGGTTATTTTTGTTCTCTTTCCCTTTTCCCGTCTGGTGCATATGCTCAGTGTGCCGATGAAATATATCGGGCGTAATTATCAGGTGGTTCGCCGCAGGTGA
- a CDS encoding glycosyl transferase — protein MGDFHQNGVITTLHNLSKRSVETMEDELLGFSKTRPMGLILPSLYSELEGDALKGIVGELKRVPYLNEIVIGLDRANQQEYRQALDFFSVLPQHHRVLWNDGPRLKALDTKLQKLDLAPKEMGKGRNVWYCMGYTLASNKTEAVALHDCDITTYDRELLARLIYPVANPRFSYEFCKGYYARVANGKINGRVSRLLVSPLLSALKKTVGHTDYLNYMASFRYPLAGEFSFRRDVLNDIRIPSDWGLEIGVLSEMHRNYASNRLCQVDIADNYDHKHQNLSLDDDQDGLSKMSIDIAKALFRKLATQGVVFSHEAFRSLKATYYRMALDIVETCHNDAIMNGLTLDIHEEEKAVEMFAENIIKAGEVFFTSPMEKPFIPSWNRVISAVPNIFEELVAAVEADTEEFNPR, from the coding sequence ATGGGCGACTTCCATCAAAACGGTGTAATCACCACACTGCACAACCTATCCAAACGGTCAGTTGAGACTATGGAGGATGAGCTACTCGGGTTTTCTAAAACTCGCCCCATGGGGCTGATACTGCCGTCGCTCTATTCCGAACTCGAAGGCGACGCCCTTAAAGGGATTGTCGGAGAACTCAAACGGGTACCCTACCTCAATGAAATTGTTATTGGTCTAGATCGCGCCAACCAACAGGAGTATCGCCAAGCACTGGATTTTTTCTCTGTATTGCCGCAGCACCACAGAGTGCTGTGGAACGACGGTCCGCGCTTGAAGGCCCTGGATACAAAACTGCAGAAGCTCGATCTAGCTCCAAAAGAAATGGGTAAAGGCCGCAATGTTTGGTATTGCATGGGTTACACCCTGGCCTCGAACAAGACGGAAGCTGTGGCACTGCACGATTGTGATATCACCACCTATGATCGCGAACTGCTGGCCCGACTGATCTATCCAGTAGCCAACCCGCGCTTTAGTTACGAATTTTGTAAGGGCTATTATGCCCGTGTCGCCAATGGCAAGATCAATGGCCGGGTATCCCGTCTACTAGTCTCACCGCTGTTGAGCGCGCTGAAAAAAACCGTCGGCCACACCGACTACCTCAACTATATGGCCAGCTTTAGATACCCCTTGGCGGGAGAGTTTTCCTTTCGCCGTGATGTGCTCAACGACATTCGTATTCCCAGCGACTGGGGCCTGGAGATCGGCGTGCTCTCAGAGATGCATCGCAACTACGCCAGCAACCGCCTCTGTCAGGTGGATATTGCAGACAATTACGATCACAAACATCAGAACCTCTCCTTAGATGATGATCAGGATGGCCTCTCAAAGATGTCCATCGATATTGCCAAGGCCCTGTTCCGCAAGCTTGCCACACAGGGTGTAGTCTTCAGCCATGAAGCCTTTAGATCACTCAAAGCAACCTACTATCGCATGGCCCTAGATATAGTTGAGACCTGCCACAACGATGCAATCATGAATGGCTTAACCTTGGATATTCACGAGGAAGAAAAAGCCGTGGAGATGTTTGCCGAAAATATCATCAAGGCCGGTGAAGTATTTTTTACCAGCCCCATGGAGAAGCCCTTTATCCCCAGCTGGAACCGCGTGATCAGTGCAGTGCCCAACATTTTCGAAGAACTAGTCGCTGCCGTCGAAGCGGACACCGAAGAATTCAATCCGCGCTAA
- the narH gene encoding nitrate reductase subunit beta, producing the protein MKIRAQIGMVLNLDKCIGCHTCSITCKNVWTSRDGVEYAWFNNVETKPGVGFPNDWENQKKWKGGWVRKNGKLELAQGGKLKILSNLFANPDLPQIDDYYEPFDFDYEHLHNAPESKHQPVARPHSLITGKRMEKIESGPNWEEILGSEFEKRSADSNFDEVAQKEIYGEFEQTFMMYLPRLCEHCVNPSCVASCPSGAIYKREEDGIVLIDQDKCRGWRMCVSGCPYKKIYYNHQSGKSEKCTFCYPRIEAGQPTVCSETCVGRIRYLGVLLYDADRIEEAASVEKDTDLYEAQLGIFLDPNDPEVQAAARKEGIPEGWITAAQDSPVYKMAVDWKVALPLHPEYRTMPMVWYVPPLSPIQGAAQKGHIGVDGVIPDLRSLRIPMQYLANLLSAGDTGPVITALERMLAMRSFKRSQQVDDVVDLDVLKRVGLTAEQVEEMYRYMAIADYEDRFVIPTSHKAYAENAYSDKSSCGFSFGNGCSEGNSGVNMFGGKKPSNRDIIAVSGGEE; encoded by the coding sequence ATGAAAATACGCGCACAGATTGGCATGGTTCTAAACCTGGATAAATGCATCGGCTGTCACACCTGCTCGATCACCTGTAAAAATGTATGGACCAGTCGCGATGGTGTCGAATACGCCTGGTTTAACAATGTTGAAACTAAGCCCGGCGTCGGCTTTCCCAACGACTGGGAAAATCAGAAAAAATGGAAGGGCGGTTGGGTGCGCAAAAATGGCAAGCTCGAGTTGGCTCAGGGGGGCAAGTTAAAAATTCTCAGCAACCTATTTGCCAATCCGGATCTGCCCCAGATTGACGACTATTACGAACCCTTCGATTTCGATTACGAACATCTGCACAACGCCCCAGAGAGCAAGCATCAGCCAGTGGCACGGCCGCACTCGCTGATCACTGGCAAGCGTATGGAGAAGATCGAATCCGGCCCCAACTGGGAAGAAATTCTCGGCAGCGAATTTGAAAAACGCAGCGCCGACAGCAACTTTGACGAGGTGGCGCAGAAGGAAATTTACGGCGAGTTTGAGCAGACCTTTATGATGTATCTGCCACGACTCTGCGAACACTGTGTCAATCCCAGCTGTGTCGCCAGCTGTCCTTCCGGCGCCATATACAAGCGTGAAGAAGACGGCATTGTGCTGATCGATCAGGATAAATGTCGCGGCTGGCGCATGTGTGTTTCCGGCTGTCCCTACAAAAAAATTTACTACAATCATCAATCCGGCAAGTCGGAAAAATGCACCTTTTGTTATCCGCGCATCGAAGCCGGTCAGCCAACTGTCTGCTCTGAGACCTGTGTTGGCCGTATCCGTTATCTGGGTGTGTTGCTCTATGATGCCGACCGTATCGAAGAGGCCGCCAGTGTCGAAAAAGACACAGATCTCTATGAAGCCCAGCTGGGTATTTTTCTCGATCCCAATGATCCAGAGGTTCAGGCTGCGGCCCGTAAAGAGGGCATCCCCGAGGGCTGGATTACCGCCGCTCAGGACTCCCCAGTGTACAAAATGGCTGTGGATTGGAAAGTGGCGCTGCCGCTACACCCGGAGTATCGCACCATGCCCATGGTCTGGTATGTACCGCCACTGTCACCGATTCAGGGTGCTGCGCAAAAAGGTCATATTGGCGTCGATGGCGTGATTCCGGATCTGCGCTCGCTGCGCATTCCCATGCAATATCTCGCCAACCTGCTCAGTGCCGGTGATACGGGCCCAGTGATCACCGCCCTGGAGCGCATGTTAGCCATGCGCTCCTTTAAACGCTCGCAACAGGTGGACGATGTGGTGGACCTGGACGTGCTCAAGCGTGTCGGTCTCACGGCAGAGCAGGTGGAGGAGATGTACCGCTATATGGCCATCGCCGACTACGAAGATCGCTTCGTGATTCCCACCAGCCACAAAGCCTACGCGGAAAATGCCTACAGCGATAAAAGCAGCTGCGGCTTCAGTTTTGGCAATGGCTGCAGTGAGGGCAACAGCGGGGTGAATATGTTTGGCGGCAAGAAACCCAGCAATCGCGACATTATCGCCGTCTCCGGCGGTGAGGAATAG
- a CDS encoding sugar phosphorylase — MNPDHLSDALTRHLTTIYDGVQGVDSDSYPELSNQLIELMGLQQTTSEPTRYINHWDEKDCLVISYGDSVLQPDEKPLQTLKRFLDRYVEDCINGVHILPFYPYTSDDGFSVLDYSSVNESLGDWGDIEAIAADYSLMSDLVINHCSARSPWFENFLNDRDPGRNFFVTATPEDDLSAVVRPRTNALLKEVETVRGSQFVWCTFSHDQVDLNFRNPEVLKQFVSIIRQYLNSGVRIFRLDAVAFLWKEPGTNCINLEQTHEVVRLLRTLIEQAQPDAIIVTETNIPNRENLAYFGNANEAHWVYNFSLPPLLVNTLITGDCNYLKQWMMSMPPARNGTAYFNFIASHDGIGLRPAEGLLKESEIDVLADSMQSFGGRVSWRTGDDGQRKPYEINISLFDALQGTTEGRDQWGLQRFLCAHAIMFALEGVPGLYIHSLVGTRNDYQRVENAGHNRAINRHQWQYSELQERLANAKSSEHQVFGGISSLLKIRRQQSAFHPNATQFTLHLGSGLFGFWRQSIDRQQSIFCISNITSEVQTLNLSDINLIDNANWVDLISQLPCDGAMQSVTMEPYQTLWITNQVNG, encoded by the coding sequence ATGAATCCAGATCATCTCTCTGATGCCCTCACCCGTCATCTAACAACTATTTATGATGGTGTTCAGGGTGTCGACAGCGACAGTTATCCAGAGCTGAGCAATCAGCTGATCGAGCTTATGGGTCTGCAACAGACCACCAGCGAGCCGACCCGCTATATCAATCACTGGGATGAAAAGGACTGTCTGGTAATAAGCTATGGTGACAGCGTATTGCAGCCAGACGAAAAGCCTCTGCAAACGCTAAAACGGTTTTTAGATCGCTATGTGGAAGACTGTATTAATGGCGTCCATATTCTGCCTTTTTACCCTTACACCTCAGACGATGGTTTCTCTGTGCTCGACTATTCCAGCGTCAATGAATCCCTCGGCGACTGGGGTGATATTGAAGCCATAGCGGCAGACTATTCACTGATGTCAGATCTGGTGATCAACCACTGCTCAGCACGTAGCCCCTGGTTCGAAAACTTTCTCAATGATCGCGACCCTGGGCGCAACTTCTTTGTCACTGCGACCCCCGAGGATGATCTCAGCGCAGTGGTGCGTCCGCGGACTAATGCCCTCCTCAAAGAGGTTGAGACGGTCAGAGGCAGTCAGTTTGTCTGGTGCACCTTTAGTCACGATCAGGTGGATCTGAATTTTCGCAATCCAGAAGTACTGAAACAGTTTGTCAGTATTATTCGCCAGTACCTGAATAGCGGCGTGCGAATTTTTCGTCTCGATGCGGTGGCTTTCCTATGGAAAGAGCCAGGCACTAACTGTATTAATTTGGAGCAGACTCACGAAGTGGTTCGCCTGCTGCGCACACTGATCGAACAGGCCCAGCCAGATGCGATTATTGTCACTGAGACTAATATCCCCAACCGTGAAAACCTCGCCTACTTTGGCAATGCCAACGAAGCCCATTGGGTATACAACTTTTCATTGCCACCGCTATTGGTCAACACATTGATCACCGGCGACTGCAACTATTTAAAGCAGTGGATGATGAGCATGCCTCCGGCGCGCAATGGCACAGCTTACTTTAATTTTATCGCTTCTCACGATGGCATTGGCCTGAGGCCCGCCGAGGGATTGCTCAAGGAAAGTGAAATCGATGTCCTAGCTGACAGTATGCAATCCTTTGGCGGACGGGTTTCCTGGCGCACTGGAGATGATGGCCAGCGCAAGCCCTACGAAATCAACATCTCGTTGTTTGATGCACTGCAGGGCACCACTGAGGGTCGGGATCAGTGGGGGCTACAGCGCTTTCTCTGCGCCCATGCGATTATGTTTGCTCTAGAGGGCGTTCCCGGGCTCTATATTCACAGCCTAGTGGGCACTAGAAATGATTACCAGCGAGTTGAGAATGCGGGACATAATCGCGCTATTAATCGCCATCAGTGGCAGTACAGTGAGCTTCAGGAGCGCCTGGCGAACGCCAAGAGTTCCGAACACCAGGTGTTTGGTGGAATCAGCTCGCTGTTAAAAATTCGCCGTCAACAATCGGCTTTTCATCCCAACGCCACCCAGTTCACCCTGCATTTGGGCAGCGGCCTATTTGGCTTTTGGCGCCAGAGCATTGACCGCCAGCAGAGTATATTTTGTATCAGTAATATCACCTCCGAGGTGCAGACACTAAACCTCTCTGATATCAATTTAATCGACAATGCAAACTGGGTTGATCTGATCAGCCAGTTGCCCTGCGATGGAGCGATGCAGTCCGTGACTATGGAGCCCTATCAGACATTGTGGATAACCAATCAGGTCAACGGTTAG